The segment TCGAGCGCCTTGCCGTAACGGAGATTCCGCATCTTGACCTGAACGAAAGCCCGCAAATTGCCGGGCGTCCGGTGCTGGGTCTCCATCACCAGATGGGGCTCGCCGTTGTATTTAATGACTTGTCCTTTGCGGATATCGTTGGCTGCGGGCATGACGTTGAGGGAGTTGCTCGAAAATGAAAGGGTCCAGAGTGAGGAATCGGCCAAGAAGGTGTCAAGGCCGCGGGCCGATCAGCCCGGTTTTTAGGCCGGGCAAACGCCGGATGTGGCGGCGGCGCGGGCAGCCGGACCCGCGCGAACGGCTGGCCACATCCGCGCTTGCGCTCCCCGCCGCAGGTTGCCGACACTGATCCCCAATCGTATGAAACAACGCACCCTCGCGCGTGAGGTCTCGATCAAGGGCAGCGCGCTGCACACCGGGGATCCGGTTACGCTGACGATGAAGCCGGCGCCGGTGGACCACGGCATTGTGTTCAAGCGCACGGATCTGCATGGCAGTCCAGAGCTTCGGCCGCGGGTCGACCAAGTCACGGATCTGGTGCGCGCCACGACCATCCAGTCGGGTCACGCCAAGATCCACACGGTGGAGCACGTGCTGAGCGCGCTGCATGGTTGTGGCATCGACAACGTGCTGCTGGAGATGGACGCGTCGGAGCCGCCGATCATGGACGGATCGGCGCGGCCGTTCGTGAACCTGATCCTGCAAGCCGAGCCGGTGGAGCAGGACAAGGATCGCGAGTATTTCGAGCTCGATGCGCCCGTGTCGGTGACGCGCGGCAATTCCTCGATCATCGCGCTGCCGAGCGACGTGCTGAAAATCTCGTGCACCTCGGCCGACGACCGCGGCATCCACACGCAGCATCTGTCGCTGACGATCGATCCGGAGGTTTACCAGACGCAGGTCGCCGCGGCGCGGACGTTCACGATCTACGAGGACATCGAGGAACTGCTGAAGCTGGGCAAGATTCGCGGCGGTTCGCTCGATTGCGCGGTGGTGATCCGGGGCGACAAGATCATCTCGAAGGAGCCGCTGCGGTTCAAAGACGAGTTCGTGCGGCACAAGATCCTGGACATCATCGGCGACGTGATGCTGCTCGGCCTGCCGTTGAAGGCGCACATCGTGGCGACGCGGCCGGGCCATGCGATCAACGCGGAGCTGACCAAGGCCATTTACCAAAAGCTGCTGGAGCGAAAGCAGGGCGGCACGAAGAAAAAGGAAAAGCCGGTGGCGCCGACGATGCTGCTGACCGACGAGACCTCGCTCGATATCCGCCGGATCCTCGACACGGTCCCGCATCGTTACCCGTTCATCATGGTCGATCGGGTGCTCGAGATCAAAGGCCCGGACGAACTGGTGGCGCTGAAGAACGTCACGATCAATGAGCCGTATTTCCAGGGGCATTTCCCGGGCAATCCGGTGATGCCGGGGGTGCTGCAGATCGAGGCGATGGCGCAGGCGGCGGGCATCCTGATGCTCCGCAAAATTTCCTCGGAAGGGAAGACGGCGCTCTTCATGAGCTGCGACAAGGTGAAGTTCCGCCGCGCGGTGCGGCCGGGCGACCAGCTCTTGATCCAGGTGAAAATGACGAAGAGCCGCGGCAACCGGATCGGCGTCGCAGAAGGCCAGTGCAGCGTGAACGGCCAGGTCGTTTCCTCGGCCGAGCTCATGTTCACGGTGATCGACGAAACGGACGTGGAGTGAACGCACGGTGTGATGGTGGCGTAGTTCACGAGTGGCGGGCCGCAGCCCGCCGCCGCACGAGCGCGCCGGAAAGCTGAGCTATGTCTTCCAAGATTCATCCGACGGCGATTATTGAACCGGGCGCCCAGCTGGGCAGCGACGTGGAGATCGGCGCCTATGCGTTCGTCGGCACCGGCACGACGTTGGGCGACGGCACCCGGCTGCATCACCACGCGAGCGTCGAAGGCAACACCGTGCTGGGCAAGGCGTGCGAGGTTTATCCGTATGCCTGCATTGGCGGCAAGACGCAGGATCTGAAATACAAGGGCGGGAACCCCGGGCTGCGGATCGGCGATCGCAATGTCTTTCGCGAGTACGTGACCGTGCACGCGGCGACGAAGGACGGCGAAAACACGATCATCGGCAATGGCAACAATCTGCTCGCGCTGTCCCATGTGGCGCACGATTGCGTGCTCGGCGACGGGATCGTGATGAGCAACAATGCCGGGCTGGCCGGGCACGTCACGGTCGAGAATCACGTGGTGATCGGCGCGAACGCGGGGGTGCATCAATTCTGCCGGCTCGGCGCCTTCGTGATGTTGTCGGCGTATGCGAAGCTCGTGCAGGACGTGCCGCCATTCTTCATCGCTGACGGCGCACCGGCGACGGTACGGACGTTCAACAAGGTCGGGCTGGAGCGCAACGGCTTCACGCCCGAGCAGATCGAGCGCGTGAAAACCATCTTCCGCATGCTGTATCGCGGCGGGCTCAACCGCACGCAGGCGCTGGAACAGCTCGCGGCGCACGAACAGGCGGCGAGTGCGGAATTTCAGCGCGTGCTCGAGTTCGCCAAGAAGAGCGAACGCGGGATGGCGGCGGGCGGACGATAGTCGGAGCGCCACCGCCTAGGCGCGGCGTGGGTTCGCGTGAGACTACGCGTCGGACCGCTTGGCCTTGATCGCAACCGTGAGCGCATGCGCGCCCGGCGCCGTCTGGCCGCTGAGCTGGAGCATCGTCCAGCGGATCTCCTCGGTGCCGAGCGTCAGCTGGGCGGTCTTGATGGCGCCGGCGAGCGCCTGGTTGAATTCACCGTGGTCCGACGTGCCGACAAATTCCTCGATCGTGCGGCCCGACGCTTGGAGAAGCCGTTTCATGCGAAGCCATGCTGCGCCCTTGGCGTAGGGTCGGGCAAATCCATTCTCCGGCCGCCGACGCGGGAACCGCTTACTTTTTCTTGTAAACGGTCGCGGGATCGAAGAGCCGCTCGGCGGTGAACTGCAACTGCAGCGACGAAGCGTCGAGGCTCGCGAGCTTGCGATAGAAACAGGATTTGTAGCCGTTGTGGCAGGAGGCGTTGGCGGCACCGGTCTGCTCGACCTTGATGAGCACGACATCCTGATCGCAATCCGTGCGAAGCTCATGCACGTGCTGCACGTTGCCCGACTCCTCGCCCTTCATCCAGAGTTTGTTGCGGGAGCGGCTCCAGTAGGTGGCTTTTTTCGTGCGCAGCGTGTGGGCGAGCGATTCGGCGTTCATGAACGCAAACATCAGCACTTCGCCGGTGTGGACGTCCTGGGTGATGCACGGGATGAGCCCGTCCGGGCCAAACTTGGGCTGGAGCGTGGTGCCGAGCTCGATGTCGGCGGTGGTGGTGCGGGCGGGAAACGCGGGTGTGCTCATGGATGTTCTCAGACACGGAAGAGCAGTCGCGGGCGGGATTCAATGCCGGGTTTCGAATCGGTGAAACACTCGGATCTGGCAGCGTTGGCAGACTGTGCTGGCACGGTGGGAAATGGAGCCGCGACGCCCTCGTCGCGGCTGAGTTGTAGCCGGGGTCGCTGACCCCGGCCCGGCCTGCGAGGCCGGCTACAAGAGCGCGAGGTTTTCGTTGCGTGGAAGGATTGCGATCGGATTTGCCGCGACGAGGGCGTCGCGGCTCCATGACGGCTGACCAGCGCGGGAAACCATGTAGCCGGGGTCGCTGACCCCGGCCCGGCCTCGGCGAGGCCGGCTACATGCTCACCGCTGCGCGAGTTCGCGCAGATAGTCGTAGCTGTAGAGCCCGGTGCGGTGCCCGTCGCTGAAATCAAAGCGAATGGCATAGTTGCCGATTCGCTCCCAGCCGACGACCTGCACTCCGGGGAAGCGGCGCGGGCCGTCGCCCCCGTACTGGTTGCCGAGCACGTCGCGTTCGCCCTGCGTCTCCGCGCTCGGCGAGGCCGCCCGCAGCTGGTCGAAAGCATAATAGGTCTCGGCGCCGTCGTCCCAAGCGATGGCGACTTCGGAGCCGATGAGTTGGATATTGGTGGGAGTGTGCATGAGCGGGAGAAGGAGGCTCAGAAGTTGGAGCCACGGATAACAAGGGGCGAGGCCGGAAACGGCGGCAAGCACCCCGCATCGATCGCGACTGCGAATCCCCCGGCGGGCGTTGCGAACACCCGGTTCCTGTGTCCGTTGCGTGACCATGGACGCTTCAGAAAAGCCGCGGACGCTGCCGCACATCGTCGTCGTGGGCGCGGGGTTTGGGGGGCTGACCTTCTGCCGGAAGTTCCCCGAGGACGCAGCGCGAATCACGGTGATCGACCGGCAAAATCATCATTTATTCCAGCCGCTGCTGTACCAGGTGGCGACGGCCGGATTGTCGGCGGTCGACATCGCGCAGCCAATCCGGGCGATCCTGCGGCGAAAAAAGAACCTCGAGGTGATGATGGCGGAGGTCACCGGATTCGATCTGGCAGCGCGGAAAGTGATCCATGACCGCGGCGAGACGAGCTACGACTACCTGGTGCTCGCGATGGGCGGACGGACGAGCTATTTTGGCCACGACGATTGGGAGCGGTTTGCCCCCGGGCTGAAGTCGCTCGACGACGCGCTCGAAATCCGCCGGCGCGTGCTGATGTCGTTCGAATGCGCCGAGACCGAATCCGACCCGCAGAAGCGGCGCGAACTCATGACGCTGATCGTGGTGGGCGGCGGGCCCACGGGCGTGGAACTGGCCGGGACCTTTGCGGAGCTCGCGCGCACCGTGCTGGTGCGCGATTTCGATCGCATCGATCCGTCCAAGGCGCGGGTGCTCCTGATCGAAGGCGCGCCGCGCGTGCTGGCGCATTTCCCGCCCGATTTGTCGGCAAGTGCGCAGCGGCAGCTGGAGCGGCTTGGAGTCGAGGTGCGGGTGGGGAAGCACGTCAAAGCGATCCGCCACCACGAGGTCGAGATGCCGGATGGCGAGATCATCCGCGGCATCGTGATCTGGGCGGCCGGAGTGTCCGCTTCGCCGCTCACGCAGCAACTCGGGGTGGAGACGGATCGCGCGGGCCGGATCAAGGTGCTGCCGGACTTGAGCCTGCCGGGGCATCCGGAAGTCTTCGTGCTCGGCGACCTCGTGACCCTGACGGACCCGAAAGGGCAGGTGGTGCCGGGCGTTTCGCCGGCCGCGATGCAGATGGGAGAGCACGCGGTGAAACTGCTGGCGGAGGAGATCCGCGGACGTACCTCGACGACGAATGCCGCGGCCGGACGTGCGCCGTTCGTGTATTGGGATAAGGGCTCGATGGCGACGATCGGCCGCTCGAAGGCGGTGGCGGAGATCGGCCGGCTGCACTTCAGTGGTTATCCCGCGTGGATGGCGTGGCTGTTTGTCCACCTCATCTTTCTGGTCGGGTTTCGGAGCAAATTCTCGGTCTTCGTGCAGTGGGTCTATTCCTACCTGACCTACAAACGGGGAGCGCGGATCATCACCGGCGCAACGGGAACGCCACCGGCGGGCTCGGCCTGAACCGGGCAAAAAAAACGCGCCGGCTTCCGAAGAAGCCGGCGCGGCGTTGAGGGAAACTTCGCTCGCGGGGACGCTTAGAACCGATACTGCACCTTGGCGTAGAGCACGTGCGCCTCGAAGTCGTTGCGGCGCCCGTAGGTGTAGTCGTCGTTCGTGACGTAGCCGTATTTCACGGTGTAGATCATCTGCTCGGTCTGCCGGCGGACCCAAGTGACGTAGAATGCGTTCTGCGTATCCGTCAGCCCGAAAGGCAAGCTGGTGCGGGAGTTGTCGATGTAGTTGTCGGCATCGAACCAGTGGTAGTCGACGAAGACATCGTCCTTCTGCGACACGACATAGCCGGCGCCGAGTGAACCGTTGATCGAGTTGTTGTCGCCGTTCTGGACGAACGGATAGGCCGGCGTAGCGAGCTGGTCATACCTGGCGTTCACGCTGCCCGTGACGAACAGCCGCGCCGTCGGGCTCCAAGTCACGTTCTGGCTGATAATGTCGGAGGAGTAGTCTCCGCTCGGCGACTTGCCGAGACCGGCCATGACGTTGGTGACCTTCGACTCCTGGTGGTCGTAGCGGGTGACCAGGTTGAGCTGGGTCACCGGGCGCCAGGTGACGCGGACGTTCACGTCGTGCGTCTCGAAGTCCTGATCGATGATGTAGGACGGATAACGATCGCCACCGTAGGGCGGAGTGTTGTCCCGCGTGAGACCGTAGTCCGCCATCGAACCCTTGTAGTAATATTGGGCGGCGAACGTCAGGCCCGGCTTGGCATACCAGTTGGCGCCGAACGAGTATTTCTGGACGAAACGATCCAGATCGACGTCGCGGTTGATCGCGAACACGCCGGCTTCGCCGAGCATTTCCTCAAGATTGCCGGTGCCCTGAAGCCATTCAGCCGTGCCATTGAAGGTCCAGTTCGGTTTGCCCGTGTAACGAACCTCGATCTCCTCGGTGAATTCGCTCCAGTCCTTGTCGTTCTCGCCCTCGAGCGCCTCGAGGATCGGGGCGACGGCTGGAGCCGGGCCGGTGTTGATCTCGACGAATTCATCGGTCGCTTCGTCCCGGCGGTTCTCGAAACGGATGCTCGGGCGGATCGACCAATCCTTCCGTGGTGTATAAACCGCGTTCAGGTTGAGGACCGTCTGCTTCACGTCCGCCTTGCCTTCGAGGTTATAGAAGCCCTCGTCACGCTGCTGGCGGCGCGCGTAGTTCGGGTCGTAGACCGGGTCATAGCTCTGGCCGTAGATGCGGCTGCCTTCGATGACCGTGTCCAGCTTGGTGATCAGAGCGCCGCCGGAGACGGTGAGCTGATCGTTGACCTTGCGCAGGTAGAAGCCATGCGCCGCATACAAGTCGTTCGAGGACTCGTCCTTGGTGGTGATGATACGGTCGCCACCGGAATCAAACGGGCGGCGGCGGCTGTAGCGCTTGTCGTCGATCTTGGTCTCGGACACCCGGCCGCCGACGTTCCACTTCTGGTCCTCCTGGGTCGTGTTGCCGATGTCGACCGAGAACGTGTTGGTGGTCTCGTTCAGGTCCATCAACGACGGGGTGATGTTGCGCGTGCCATAGGGGGCGGGGGCATTGCTATCGCCCCACATGGTCGAGTCCTTGGTGCCGTTGCGCGCGCGGTGTTCGTAGCGGGCACGGAGCAGAATCTGATTGGGCAGATACACGCCGGCTTCCAGCCAGGCCCGCGTGCGGTCGAGGCTCAGGTCCTCATCGAAGAGCGTGAAGGCCATCCCGCGGGGCCGGAAGTAGCCGCCGCCACCGTTATACCAGACCCGGAACTGCTCGTAGCCGCCCTCGATATAGAAGCGGTCTGTCTTGTCGAAGCGGAACGATACCCGGTAGTCCTCGTCACCCGGAAGTAGCCGGGCGTCGAATTTGAAGACCGAGTCCTCAGCTTCGCGAGTGAGATTGAAATCCTCGATGCCGGCGAAGCCCTGCTTGGCATGCTGCACCGTGCGCTGGTAGGCGGCGCGGTTGCCTTCCAGGAGCGTGCCTCCGGCGGAGACGGAGACTGTCCCACTGGTGGTCACGGTCTGCGCCAGAAGGGCGGCAGGAGCTAGCAGCGTCGCCAGGATGAGAGAAGAGCGAAAGCGTTGCATGGCGTAGTTTGTAGTTTGAGGTGCTAGAAGCGGAGCGACGAGTTGACGTGCGAGCCGTGGACGGCCTCGTGGCAGCCGGCGGTCCAGCACGTGCCGCGGGTGACGAAGGCGGCGTGGTCACGGCCGCCGATCATCAGCTGGCCGGCCGCAGTCTGCTGCTGCGTATGGCACTGCATACAGAGCGACTGGTTGCGGGCGTTGAGCATCTTGGCGTTCACCGAGCCGTGCGGGTTGTGGCAGCTCGTGCAGCTCTCACGGAGGGCCTCGTGCTCGAAGACGAACGGCCCGCGTTGCGCCTCGTGGCACTTTAGGCAGCTTTCATTGGCACCCATCAGATTGGTGCCGCCGCCCATGACCGCGTCGCCTTCGTGCGGGTTGTGGCAGTCGGAGCAGGTCATCTTGCCCGCCATCACCGGGTGGGCGTTCGGGAGGCTGAACTCACCGCGCTTGTCGAGGTGGCACTGGAAGCAGGTCTCCGGGTTCTTTTCCGGATTGATGATGGTACCGGCGCCGCCGCCGGCCTTGACGTGTTCACTGCCTGGGCCGTGGCAGGCTTCGCAGCCCATCGCCTTGGCGTTCTCGCCCTGCGCCATCAGTTTGGCGTGCGTGGCATCGTGGAAGCCGGAGGTGATGTTCTGGTGACACTCGGCGCAGGCTTCACTGCCTACGACCTTGGCGCCGGGTATTTGCGGCGGTGCGACCAGCGTGCGATTGACCGTCACGCAGGATATGAGAAGCAGACCCCACGCGGCGATGCCGCCGAAGAGCAGGGTGTTTTTAGTCCAACGCAAGCGAGGTATCATAGCCGTGTAGTGTTTGGCAGGTGTAGTCGTTTCGGGGGTATACTTCCCGCAACAAGAGAAGTATCGGAAAAATCGTCAGGGTTGACTGCGCATGGATTGCCGAGGAAGGCGCAGGGCTTGGTGCATTTTTTGGGCACAATGCCTGCGCACTGTCAGCGCCAAAATGCGCAGAGCCCGGCACCCGATTCGTGCTCCCCTTAAGGGGTCATCGGGAACTCTTCGGAAAGGAAGGTGCCTGAGCCCGCAGCGCTCGACCTGAGCGCTGCTCGGAAGAACAATCGCCGCGGAGCCGGTCCGTTATTTTTGTACTCCGCCGTTGTGGCAGTCGGCACAGGTCAACTCGGCGTCGTATTCGCCACCGGGGTGCTCGAACTCGAGACCCTTCGCGCTGAGCAGGGCGAGCTCCTCGCCCTTGCCTTGCGCGATGATGGTGTGGCACGACGTGCAGTCGCTCGCGCTGACCGTCTGGCCCGACGCCGTCTTGTGCTTGTCGTCATGACAGCGGAAGCAGCCCGGCCAGTCTTTGTGACCAATATTGTTCGGATAGACGCGCCAGTCGGCTTTGCGCTCCGGGAAAATCGTCGTCGCATAGAGCGACTGAACTGCGGCGATGGCGCCGGGAAGGTCCGGATGTCCGGCATATTTCTTCGTCAGGAACGCCGCGATTTTTTCGGGCGCCCCGGCGGAGGTGGTGATGTCTTCCTGGGTCATCGCGTTGACTGCGTCGCGCTTGATGTTTGGCAAGGCGGTGCTGAGCGTGCCGGTGAGCAGCGCGCGCTCCACGGCTTCGTTGGCCGTCGGGAACATGTGCGCGGGGCGGTTGTGGCAATCCATGCAGTCCATGACGCGGATCTGGTCCACGGGCGGCTCGCCGGTGAATTCATCGGTGCGGTAGATGCGGCTGGCGCCGGTCTTCACGTTGGTGACGCGCATCCAGGGAATCTCCTGCCGCTTGGCGTCGGCCGCGTAGTATTCGACCTTTTCGTTTTCGTTGACGTGCCAGTGAATGCCGCCCGCGGGACCGCCGGGCCGGCTGGCGTTCACGTGCATCAGCATGCGCGCGGTGTAGGGCGTGTTCTTCTTGTTCGAGAGGAAATGGTCGAAATTGATTTCGATGTTGCCGTGGAATTTTTCCGGCCAGTGGCACTTTTCGCAGATGTCCTGGGCGGGGCGCAGATTGTGCAGCGGAGTCGCGATCGGCCGGTTGTAATTGTCCAGCGCGTACGCGATGAGCTGGTGCGTGCCGTTGATCTTGGCCTTGATGAACCACTCGGCCCCGGACCCGATGTGGCACTCGACGCAGTCGACGCGGGCGTGTTCGCCGCGCTGGTAGGTGACGAATTCCGGATTCATCGCCTCGTGGCAGACCTGGCCGCAAAACTGCGTGGACTCAGAATAATGATACGTCTGATAGCTGCCAAACGCACTGAGCACGAGGAACAGGATGCCGCCGAACCCGAAGCCGAGCGCGATCCGGCGCTGCCGGCGGTTGCTGAAGTCCACCTGCCAGCGGTCCGGCCGGTTCTGCGCGTGTTTGATCGCGTAGCGGCGCTGCAGCCAGGCGCCCCCGAAGAGCAACGCCAGCCCGGCCATCAGGAACATCGGCGCGACGATGTAGGTGAGAATCCCGAGATAGGGATTCTTCTCGCCCTGCGAGAAATCCATCCAGACCAGGAAGGCGAACGAGAAGAGCGCGCCGAGTGACAACACCGCGCCGATGGCGCTGATCCAGTTGTTGAAGGCGGAGCGCGGTTTCAGCGGCGAGGCGGGCGACGACGGGGTGGACATGGGTGCGGGCAGGGAGCAGGAGTGGAGCAAGAAACGCGGGCCGGAAACGGCCCGCGTTCATAAAAAGGGTGCGGCGGGTGCCGCGCCCGACATCAGGCCTTCAGCTTGCGAATGAAGGTGACCAGGTCGCTCATCTCCTCTTGCGAGAGCTCGTCCTTGTAGCCCTTCATCACTTCCTTGCCGGCATCGTTCTTCACGCCGTCGGCAATCGCCTTGAGCATCTCGTCGTCCTTGAGCTGCCCCTGCACGGCCGCATCCGAGTAGTCGCGGATCTTCAGTTTCTTGCCGGTCTTGGTGTCCGCCTTGCCGGTCGCGCCGTGGCACTTCTGGCAGTGGTTTTCCCAGTTTTCGGCAGCCGGAGCCGCCTGGCTAATCGCTGCGCCGACCAGAAAGCTGACGGTCGCGAGCGCGAGTTTGGTGCAGTTTTTCATATTGGGGATCTGATGATGTTTGACGGAGACGCTCCGCCTCGACGCAGCATGCCGGAATAGATCCGATCACGCTGCGCATGGTTTGCTAAGATGCCAGCAATCGTTGTCTTCGCTAGTATAAAAAATGCATAGAGGCGCCCGGCGCGCTCTCGGTCGCATCTCATGCTGTGCGTTTTTTGGCGACAACCGCAAAGACCGCCTAACACTGCACAAGGAATGCGCAGCGAGTCCGGAGGAGATCGACCATCATTGGTCCGTTGCTGCCTTCCATCGCAAATTTCGACGTGCCTGATCTTCTGATCTTTCGCTTTCTCCTGCGAGCTGCTCCGATGCTGGCTTAATCCCTTCCCATGCGTTTTTTCCCCTGCTTGCTTTCCTCCCTGAGCGTGGTCGCCTTCCTGGCCGCGGGATGTGGCGACTCCTCGGTCGTATCCTACCGCATCCCGAAGGAAGCCGCGCGCGCGGCCCAGCCCGAGTCACCTCATGCCGGCATGTCGGCCGGTGCCGGGATGTCGGCGGCCGCGGTGGACTCCGCCGGTGGTCCGGCGTTGGCATGGACGGCCCCGGCACACTGGCGCACGAAACCCGGCTCGTCGGTCCGCAAGGGCAGTTATGCGATTGGCGACGAAGCCTCGCCGATGGCGGATCTGGCGATCACGGCTTTTCCCGGGGATGTCGGTGGCGATCTGGCCAACGTAAACCGCTGGCGGGCGCAGCTGCAGTTGCCGCCGATCGGAGCGGACGAACTGCCGACCATGCTCACGCATTTGGATCACGACGGTCTGCACATGAATGTGGTCGAGCTGGTCAACGGCCAGGGCGCCGAGGCAATGCGCCTGCTGAGCGCGATCGTGCCGTTTGCCGGCGCCACCTGGTTTTTCAAGCTCACCGGCCCGAGTGAACTCGTGGCCGCCGAGAAAGCGGCCTTCCTGGAGTTCCTTGGGACCATCAAACCGGCCGCGCCCAACGCGGACACGCCCGGCGGCGCCGCGACGGTCAACGATCCACATGCCGGACTCGACCTCACCTCGTCGACGGCGGCGCCCCCGATCGCCGGATCGGACATGGCCAACACCGCGGTGACCACCGCCGATGGCCCGGGCTTGAAGTGGACCGCGCCGGCGCATTGGGAAACAAAGACCGGCTCGACGATGCGGAAGGGCAGTTATCTCGTGAAAGGCGAGGGCGACGAGGCGGCGGACCTCTCGATCACGGCGTTTCCGGGCGACGTCGGCGGAGAGCTGGCCAACGTGAACCGCTGGCGCAATCAGCTGCAGCTGCCGCCACTCGACGCCGCCGCACTCGGCAGTGCGGTCACCCGCCAGCAGTCGAATGGATTGAGCCTCACGATCGTGGACCTCGCTGGCGCGGGCGGCGCATCCGGGCAACGGATGCTCGGCGCGATCGTGCCGTACGCCGGAGCGACGTGGTTCTTCAAGCTCACCGGGCCCGACGCGCTGGTGAGTCGCGAGAAGCCTGCCTTTCTCTCTTTCCTGAACACCGTCCAGACTCCCTGATCCATGGCCACGTTCCTCCGCGAACTCCGCGACATTGTCGTTTCGCTTAAGCTCACCGTCGTCCTGATCGCCCTGTCGATCGTGCTCGTGCTCGCCGCGACGCTCGACCAGGTGAACATTGGCATCTGGGCGGTGCAGGAGAAATACTTCCACACGTTCGCCGTGTTCTGGCAGGTCGGCGACGTGTCGCTCGCCGTCTTCCCCGGCGGCTACACGCTGGGCGGGCTGCTCCTGGTGAACCTGGCGGCAGCGCACCTTTACCGGTTCAAGTTCACCTGGCGGAAGGCCGGCATGCATTTCGTGCACGGCGGGTTGATCCTCCTGCTGCTGGGTGAACTCTTCACCGGGCTGTGGCAGGACGAATACCAGATGCGGCTCGATGAGGGCGAAACGAAGAACTATTCGGAGAGCTTCCGCAGCGTCGAGGTGGCAATCACCGACGTGACGAGTCCCGACTTCGACGAGGTGGTGGCCATCCCCGAGCCCGTGCTGGCGGATGAGCAGACGGTGCAGCATCCGAAGCTTCCGTTTCGCGTGGCGGTGAAGGCGTTTTTCCCGAATTCCTCCCTCGAGATGCGCTCGGCGACCTCGACGGAACCGTCCCAGGCGAGCACGGGCGCCGGCACGCAGCTGGTGGCGAAACCGCTTCCGATCACCTACAAACAGGATGAGCGGAACGTGCCGAGTGCGTTCATCGAGCTCATCGGGCCCGACGGTTCGCTCGGCACCTGGCTCGTCTCGGTGCTGCTGGTCGAGCCGCAGCGCTTCGAGTTCGGCGGCCGCAGCTGGCGGATCGCGCTGCGTTTCGCGCGCCACTACCGGCCGTTTTCGCTGACGTTGCTCAAGTTCAGCCACGACCGCTATGCGGGCACCGAGATCCCGAAAAACTTCTCGAGTCGCGTGCGGCTCAACACGCCCGACGGCCAGGACGATCGCGAGGTGTTGATCTATATGAACAACCCGCTGCGCTACGCGGGCCTCACGTTCTACCAGGCTGGTTTCGACAACAACGACCGCACGTCCGTGCTCCAGGTGGTACGCAATCCAAGCTGGCAGCTGCCCTACATTGCCTGCGCCATCATGACCTTCGGCCTGCTCCTCCAATTTGGACTGCATCTGGGTGGGTTCATCCGCCACCGCCGCCAACCCGCCGCCGCCACGCCATGAAGAAATTTCTGCCCTATCTCGTCCTCACGATCGCCGTCCTCGCCGTGTTCGGCGCGTGGCGCACGCCGCGCAATCCGGGCGACTACGACGTGGTCGGATTCGGCGAGTTGCCGACCTTGGTCAATGGCCGGATCAAGCCGCTCGACACGGTTGCGCGGACCACGTTGTTGACGCTGCAGGGCCGGCAACGCGTCGCGGCGCCCGACGGCCGTCGGATCGCGCCGGCGGAGTGGCTGCTCGACGTGCTCTACCGGCCGGACGTGGCGCATAGTTATCAGACGTTCGAGATCGTGCACCCCGACGTGCTCGCGATGCTGAACCTGACGACCGGCCAGGGCGCCGGCGGCAAGCGTTTCTCGTTCCACCAGCTGCTGAGCGGGCTGGGGGAACTCGACCGGCAGGCGAAGCTCGCCGAGAACGTCGAGCACGCGAACCGCTCGCCGTTCCAGCGCGCGGTGGTGCAGCTGCGCAACAACGTTATTCTGTATCAGCGGCTCCAGAACAGCCTGGTGATCGACGGCGCCGACGAGTTCCTGCAATCCCTCGCCGCGTTCGAGACCGTGCTGCCGGCGCGGCAGGCGGCCCTGGCGGCGCAACGCGCCGGGCAGTCGCACGACGCCGCCCAGGCCCGGGCAATGACCCAACTGAACGCAGCCATCGCGACCCTCGAGACGTATGGCTACGTGCTACCGATTCCGCCGGTGA is part of the Opitutus terrae PB90-1 genome and harbors:
- a CDS encoding bifunctional UDP-3-O-[3-hydroxymyristoyl] N-acetylglucosamine deacetylase/3-hydroxyacyl-ACP dehydratase is translated as MKQRTLAREVSIKGSALHTGDPVTLTMKPAPVDHGIVFKRTDLHGSPELRPRVDQVTDLVRATTIQSGHAKIHTVEHVLSALHGCGIDNVLLEMDASEPPIMDGSARPFVNLILQAEPVEQDKDREYFELDAPVSVTRGNSSIIALPSDVLKISCTSADDRGIHTQHLSLTIDPEVYQTQVAAARTFTIYEDIEELLKLGKIRGGSLDCAVVIRGDKIISKEPLRFKDEFVRHKILDIIGDVMLLGLPLKAHIVATRPGHAINAELTKAIYQKLLERKQGGTKKKEKPVAPTMLLTDETSLDIRRILDTVPHRYPFIMVDRVLEIKGPDELVALKNVTINEPYFQGHFPGNPVMPGVLQIEAMAQAAGILMLRKISSEGKTALFMSCDKVKFRRAVRPGDQLLIQVKMTKSRGNRIGVAEGQCSVNGQVVSSAELMFTVIDETDVE
- the lpxA gene encoding acyl-ACP--UDP-N-acetylglucosamine O-acyltransferase, with amino-acid sequence MSSKIHPTAIIEPGAQLGSDVEIGAYAFVGTGTTLGDGTRLHHHASVEGNTVLGKACEVYPYACIGGKTQDLKYKGGNPGLRIGDRNVFREYVTVHAATKDGENTIIGNGNNLLALSHVAHDCVLGDGIVMSNNAGLAGHVTVENHVVIGANAGVHQFCRLGAFVMLSAYAKLVQDVPPFFIADGAPATVRTFNKVGLERNGFTPEQIERVKTIFRMLYRGGLNRTQALEQLAAHEQAASAEFQRVLEFAKKSERGMAAGGR
- the hisI gene encoding phosphoribosyl-AMP cyclohydrolase produces the protein MSTPAFPARTTTADIELGTTLQPKFGPDGLIPCITQDVHTGEVLMFAFMNAESLAHTLRTKKATYWSRSRNKLWMKGEESGNVQHVHELRTDCDQDVVLIKVEQTGAANASCHNGYKSCFYRKLASLDASSLQLQFTAERLFDPATVYKKK
- a CDS encoding gamma-butyrobetaine hydroxylase-like domain-containing protein; the protein is MHTPTNIQLIGSEVAIAWDDGAETYYAFDQLRAASPSAETQGERDVLGNQYGGDGPRRFPGVQVVGWERIGNYAIRFDFSDGHRTGLYSYDYLRELAQR
- a CDS encoding NAD(P)/FAD-dependent oxidoreductase, with product MDASEKPRTLPHIVVVGAGFGGLTFCRKFPEDAARITVIDRQNHHLFQPLLYQVATAGLSAVDIAQPIRAILRRKKNLEVMMAEVTGFDLAARKVIHDRGETSYDYLVLAMGGRTSYFGHDDWERFAPGLKSLDDALEIRRRVLMSFECAETESDPQKRRELMTLIVVGGGPTGVELAGTFAELARTVLVRDFDRIDPSKARVLLIEGAPRVLAHFPPDLSASAQRQLERLGVEVRVGKHVKAIRHHEVEMPDGEIIRGIVIWAAGVSASPLTQQLGVETDRAGRIKVLPDLSLPGHPEVFVLGDLVTLTDPKGQVVPGVSPAAMQMGEHAVKLLAEEIRGRTSTTNAAAGRAPFVYWDKGSMATIGRSKAVAEIGRLHFSGYPAWMAWLFVHLIFLVGFRSKFSVFVQWVYSYLTYKRGARIITGATGTPPAGSA
- a CDS encoding cytochrome c3 family protein, which codes for MRWTKNTLLFGGIAAWGLLLISCVTVNRTLVAPPQIPGAKVVGSEACAECHQNITSGFHDATHAKLMAQGENAKAMGCEACHGPGSEHVKAGGGAGTIINPEKNPETCFQCHLDKRGEFSLPNAHPVMAGKMTCSDCHNPHEGDAVMGGGTNLMGANESCLKCHEAQRGPFVFEHEALRESCTSCHNPHGSVNAKMLNARNQSLCMQCHTQQQTAAGQLMIGGRDHAAFVTRGTCWTAGCHEAVHGSHVNSSLRF